In Terriglobus aquaticus, the genomic window AAGCTGAGGCCACCGGCGTTCCCGCACCTGCGCCGGGCGATCACAATCAGGCCATGATGGAGCTGGGCGCAACGGTGTGTCTGCCGCGCGGTCCGCGGTGCCTGGAATGCCCTGTGTACGACTGGTGCCGCACGCGCGGCGAGCACCCCACACCGGCGCGTGCCGCAATGAAGTCTGAGCGGGTGGCCTATGCGTTGACGACGCGCAACAATGGGCCGCGCGGTGGCGTGGAGGTACTGCTGCATCGGCGCGGTGATGAGCAGACCGTGATGCCCGGCATGCTGGAGCTGCCGCTGCTGCGCTCTGCCCCCGCCACGGAACCCATGCTGCGGCTGCGCCACGCCATCATGGGGACGAACTACTACGCTGAAGTTTTTGGATTCAAGAATCGCCAGCAGGTGCATCGAGCAGCGCAGCCGGGCTTTCAAACTGCGTGGTTCGATACGCAGATGTTGGACCGCCTGCCCCTGACCGGGTTCGCTCGAAAGGTGCTGCAACGGGCCGGGCTGATGGCGCCCGCAGTCCCGATGCCGGCGCGCTCCACGGTTGGGGAAGCACCCTTGGCGTCGAGACTGGCGGCCCGGGTGAGTTTACTGTCCACGAAGCCAAATCGCGGCAGTGAGCGGACCGAGACGGGAATGCGCAGCCAACTCTTGTTTGACGAAGAAGATAGCTCGGATGGATAGCAGACCAGCGTGACGGAATCTTCAACACGGAACGCGAAAAGGCCCGGGAGCGATCCCGGGCCTTTCCCTGTCCTGCAGATTTGATTAGCGCTTCTTGCCCGCCTTGTAGCTGTTCACCACGGACTGATCCATTTCGGCCAGGATGCCCTTGACTTCGGGAGCGAAGCGGCCAGTGGGAGCGAGTTCGAGGTACTTGTTGTAGGCCTCGACGCAGCCCGGAGGCGGCACGAGCTTGTTGCCCTGCATGGAGCTCTTACCGATGAGCGAGGCACCCTTGATG contains:
- a CDS encoding A/G-specific adenine glycosylase, translating into MAAKRTSSARSAASRAEVELPLDKSAQADFSAALLAWYRRHARDLPWRRDPDPYRTWVSEIMLQQTRVSAVLEHFRAFTERFPTLVALALAPEEDVLSRWSGLGYYRRARMLHRAAKFLLQEHEGTLPRTAAELRKLPGIGSYTAAAIASIAFGERTAVVDGNVERVLLRVAGRPEQADRATIDFVQRFAQALIDAPGQEAEATGVPAPAPGDHNQAMMELGATVCLPRGPRCLECPVYDWCRTRGEHPTPARAAMKSERVAYALTTRNNGPRGGVEVLLHRRGDEQTVMPGMLELPLLRSAPATEPMLRLRHAIMGTNYYAEVFGFKNRQQVHRAAQPGFQTAWFDTQMLDRLPLTGFARKVLQRAGLMAPAVPMPARSTVGEAPLASRLAARVSLLSTKPNRGSERTETGMRSQLLFDEEDSSDG